GCAGGCGGCCGATGCCGAACCAGCCCAGGCCCCCGTAGACCCAGGCGACCAACCAGATGGCCACCACGAAGGTCGGCAGCGACCAGCCCACGATGGCCACGACCCGGAGCGCCTGATCGAGCAGGCTGTCGCGGTGGGTGGCGGCCTGGGTGCCCAGCCAGACGCCCACGAGCACGATGGGGACGAAGGCGGCCAGCGCCAGCTCCATCGAGGCGGGAAAGCGCTTGCGGATCGTGGTGAGCACGGGCTCCTTGGAGATGCGCGAGAAACCCAGATTGCCCCGCAGCACCTCCCCCGCCCACAGCTTGTACTGAACGGCGAAGCCCTCCCGCAGGTGGTACTTCTCGATGATGAGGTCCAGGTTTTCGATTTGTTTGTCCGAGGTCACGAAAGCCGCCGCCCGCTGCTCCGGCGAGAGGAGCTGCATCAGCCCCATGATGATCAGCGAGAGCACGAAGAGCACGACCGGGATCTGCAACAGGCGGCGGGCGATGTAGTTGAACATGGCGTCTCTTTTTTAGGGGCGCCGGGCCGCACGGCCCGGCGCCCGGACGGGTTACTTCTTGCTGAGGTCCTTCCAGTAGAAGGCGCCGCTGATCATCGAGTTGTAGTAGACCCCCTGCAGGTCGTCGCGGGTCACGATGAACGGCGACTGCCGCGGGTAGGGCACGTTGGGCAGCACGTCGTAGGCCATGCGCCCGATCTTGCGGTAGATGGCGAAACGCTCTTCCTGCTGATCAGGGCGCACCAGGGTGCGCGCGTACTCGATGAGCTTGTCGAATTCGGGATCCTTGAAGTTCTGACGCTTCGCCAGCGAGCCCTCGGAGTGGTAGAAGGGGTGGATGAAGTTGTCGGGGTCGGCGTAGTCGGCGCCCCAGCCCAGCGGCCAGACGGGCAGCGACTTGGCGCGCGCGGCCTTGAGGTAGTCGGACCACTGCAGCGGGACCACGTCGATCTTGAACTTGGGGTTGAGGCTCTCGATGTTGGCCTTCAGCATCTCGGCCACCGCCTGGCGCACGGTGTTGCCGGCGTTGTGGGTGATCGTGAGGCGGAAGCCCTTCTCCCAGACTTGGCCGCCCCAGGCCTTCTTGAAGTATTCCTCGGCCTTGTCGAGATCGAGCTTGCGGATCGGGATGTCCGGGTCGTAGCCGGGCCAGGTGGGCGGCAGGGCCATGGTGTACCAGGCGGCGTTGCCCTCGTAGATGTCGTTGTAGATCGCGTCCTGGTCCAGGCTGTAGGCGAAGGCCTTGCGGACGTTGACGTCGGCGAAGAAGTCGCGCGGGATGCCGTTGCCGTCAAGCTTGCCCGAGCCGATGTAGGGGTTGTTCTCCCCCTGCACGTTGAAGTTGAAGAAGACGACGTGCGCCCCCGCCGGCGACCAGGCCGGGTCGGACCAGACCTTGACGCCCGCCATCTGCTTCACCTTGGCGTTGACCGTGGCCCAGTCGTTCACGTCCACGCGGTCGGCGTCGCCGCGGCGCAGGGCCTCGAGCCGGGTGGCCTCTTCCTCCACCGCCTGCACCAGCACGTTCTTGATCGCCGGCGCCTCGCCCCAGTAGCCGTCGAAGGCCTTGGCGACGATGTTCTTGTCGTCCCACTTCACCAGCATGTAGGGGCCGGTGCCCGAGGCGTGGTTGTGCAGGTAGCCGGTGCGCAGGTCCACGCCGATCCAGTCCTTCCAGTCGTCCTTGGTGCCGCTCCAGGCGCCGTGGGCGATGGCCCACTTGCTGTCGACCACGCCCGCGGCGGTGAAGAGCATCTTGGCGAAGAAGGCCACGTCGGGGCCGGCGAGGTTGAAGCGGACGGTGTAGAGGTCGTCACAGACGACGCTGCCCTCGATCTTTTCCCAGTAGGCGTCGAGGAACTTGTCGATTTCATCTTGCGAGGCGTTCTCGCCCAGAGCCTTCTTGGCCTCGGTAAGGGCGTCGTTGCCGTAACCGGTGAGGGCGTCGCCGTAGAACCAGGCGCCGGAGTCGCCCGGCATCGTCACCAGGATGCGTTCGATCGAGTACTCGACGTCGCGGCAGGTCATCGGGTTGCCCGAGTGGAACTTCACGCCCTTGCGCAGGTGGTAGACGTAGGTGAGGCCGCCGTCCTTGACCTCGTAGCTCGTCGCCAGGGTGGGCTCGTACTCGCCCGGGACGTCGCGCTTGAAGCTGTAGAGCGTCTCGTAGATGTTCTCGATCACGCCGATCGAGGCCCCGTCGTAGGCCTGCACCGGATCGAGCGAATCGAAGACGGCGTTTTGCATGTAGACGTAGGTGTCCTGGGGGGTGGCCGCGAACGCCCCGCCCAGTACGGCCAGCGCGATCGCGGCAATCAGATGCTTTTTCATGCGTCTCCTTTCGTAATTTATACGGGCCCATGCTACCATTCATCTTCCTTTCATGTAAGGACGGGAGCTCTGAATGTCCGATAACCAAGGAAAACATTGGTTCTCTTGGAAATGTCCCTGCCATAGCGGGGAGCCGGAAAGTTGTATGGAAAAAGACCCGGCGGGTCCGCCGGGTCCGGTGGTGCGCCGTCGGTTCTAGCTCTTGGGGTCCAGCGCGTCGCGGACCGCGTCGCCGAGGAGGTTCCAGGCGAGACCGAAGAGCACCAGCATGAGGCTGGGGTAGATCCAGACGTACCAGAAGTCGAAGGGGGTGCCCTCGGCGGTACCGAGGATGTAGCCGCGGGCGAAGCTGATCATCTGCCCCCAGTCGGCGTAGCCGACGGGCGCGCCCAGGCCGAGGAAGGAGAACCCGGCCGCGGTGAGCACGATCGAGCCCACGTCCATGCTGGCCAGGATCAGCAGCGTGCCGATGGCGTTGGGGAAGACGTGCTTGAGGAAGACCCGCAGCGGACTCGCCCCGATGGCGCGGGCGGCGTCCACGAACTCCTGCGCCTTGGTGCGCAGGATGTCGCCGCGGAAGAAGCGGGCGTACCCGGCCCAGCGGATCAGCGCCAGGGCCAGCATTACCGTGGTCAGGCCGCTTCCGAAGATGACCGAAACGATCATCACGAAGACGAGGCCGGGGAAGGAGAGCATCACGTCGGTGATCCGCATGATCAGGTTGTCCACCGTGCCCCCGATGAATCCGGACAGTCCGCCGATCACGATGCCGATGGCCAGGCTGATGCCCACCACCAGGAAACCGACGTAGAAGGCGGTCCGCGTCCCCCAGGCGAGGCCGTAGAGGATGTCGTAGCTCCCGCCGGAAACCCCCAGCGGGTGCTTTTCGGACGGCGGCTTGGGCAGGGGGGAGTAGCCGTCGCGAGGGATCTCGTAGCAGGTCGGGGGCGGGGCCAGCGTGGCCTTCCAGAAGACGGGGTTCAGGGGGTTGCGCAGTGCGCTCAGGGCCTCGTCCTTCTTGATGCCCAGGTCGCGCAAACAGGGGCGCGCGGTGCGGAGTTCGGCCAGCTGGGGCGCGGTGATGGCGGGCGCGAAGAAAGCGACCATCACGAAGCCGAGGAGGAGCACCGAACCTACGATCGCCAAGGGGTTGCGGCGGAAACGCTTGAAGGTCTTCGAGCGGTACCAGGCTTCGCGCTGAGGTTTCATCTCTTGGGGGTTCACCACGTCCTCCTCATTGGAAGCTGATCCGGGGGTCGATGATGCCGTAGAGGATGTCGACGGCCAGGTTGGCGATCGAGACCACGAGGCCGGTGAGGAGGGCGATGCCGATCACCGCGGGAAAGTCGAGCTGGATCGCCGCGGGCACGGCCCACTGCCCCAGGCCGGGGATGTTGAAGATGATCTCGATGAAGAAGACGCCCTCGAGCATGAAGGCGAACATCAGCCCGGCGATGGTGACCACCGGGATGATGGCGTTGCGGCGCGCGTGCTTGAGGTTGACCACGCGCTCGGGCAGCCCCTTGGCGCGCGCGGTGCGCACGTAGTCGGAGTTGAGCACGTCGAGCATGCTCGAGCGCAGCACGCGCATGATCTGGGCGCTGGCGACGATGGTGTAGGTCGCCACCGGCATCACCAGGCGCTTCAGCGCCGAGTAGGTGACGTCCCAACGGCCGTTGAGGATCCCGTCGATGGTGATCATCCCGGTGTAGGCCTTGAGGGTGCCCTTGGCGAACTCCACCATGATGCTGTCATCGGCGCGTCCGATGCCGAACAGCTTGAAGTAGCCGTAGAAGACGGCCAGCATCCAGATCGCAAGCACGAAGGTGGGCAGCGACCAACCGATGATGGCGAAGACGCGCACCACCTGATCGACGAACCGGTCCCGGTGGATCGCCGCCATCGTGCCCATCCAGACGCCGAAGAGCAGCGTGGGGAAGAACATGTACAGCGCCAGCTCGGCCGAAACCGGCAGCCGCTTACGAATGGTGGTCACGACCGGCTCGTGCGACTGCTTGGAGTACCCCAGGTTCCCCCGCAGAACCTGCTTGAGCCAGGTCGAGTACTGCACCAGGAAGCCCTGATCGAGGTTGTACTGACGGATGATGAGGTCGAGGTTCTTGGCCTGCTGCTCCGACTTCGCATAGGTCGCCGCCCGCTGTTCCGGGGTCAGGAACTGCATCATCCCAAAGATGAGCAGCGAGATCGCCAGCAGCACGATCGGGAGCTGCAGCAACCTGCGAACGATGAAGGTGGTCAACGTAAGCCTCCAAAAGACCGGACTCAAAAGCGCGCCGAGCGCGCACGTTCCCTGTTATACAGCAGACGGTAGAGGGTGCGCAGGCACCCTCTACCGCGGAAAAGGTTCTAGGCGTTCACGCTACTTCTTGATGATGTCCTTCCACAGGAAGGAGCCGGAGCGCATGGGGTTGTTGTAGACGTCCATGCCCTCGGGCGCGCCCTTGGTGTAGACGTTCTTGGCCAGCACCATCCAGCCGGTCGGCCGCGGCAGCGGCAGGACGGGGACGTCCTCGTAGGCCAGGTAGCCAACCTTGCTGTAGAGCTCGGCGCGCTTGGCCGGGTCGGTGATGGAGCGGGCCTCTTCGATCAGCTTGTCCATCTCGGGGTTCGAGTAGCCGACCTTCTTCGCGAAGTAGCCGTTCGAGTGGTAGAAGACGTAGATGAAGTTGTCGGGGTCGGCGTAGTCGGCGCCCCAGCCCAGCACCAGCGCCGGCAGCTGGCCGTTCTTGTAGGCGGCCAGGAACTGCGGCCAGGGCATGGCCTTGACGTTGATCTTGAACTTCGGGTTCAGGGCTTCGATGTTCGCCTTGAGGATCTCGGCCACCGTCTGGCGGGTGGTGTTGCCCGAGTTGTAGGCGATCGTCATCGTGAAGCCGGTCTCCCAGAGCTTGCCGTCGTAGGCCTTCTTGAAGTACTCCTCGGCCTTGTCCATGTCCAGGTTGTAGATGGGGATGTTGGGGTCGTAGCCGAGGAACGAGGGCGGCAGCGCCATGGTGAGGGGCACGGCCTTACCGAGGTAGAGGTCGTTGATGATGGCGTCCTGGTCGAAGCTGTAGGCGAAGGCCTTGCGGACGTTGACGTCCTTGAAGAAGTCCGCGGGGATGCCGTTGCCGTCGAGCTGGCCGGAGCCGATCATCGGGTTGTCCTGGGCGGCGATCTTCTGGTTGAAGAAGACGGCCGAGGCGGCGGCGCCCAGCCACTTGTCGGACTCGATCACCTTGGCGTTGGCCATGCCGCGGATCTGGGTGTCCAGGGTCGCGCGGTTGTTGACGGTGATGCGGTCGGCGTCGCCGGCCTTGAGGGCCTGGATGCGGGTCGCTTCCTCGTCGACGACCTTGATGATGATCGTCTTCATCTGGGGCTTGTTGGCGTAGTCCCAGTAGCCGATGAAGCGCTCGGCGATGACGTCCTTGCCGTCCCACTTGACCAGCTTGTAGGCGCCGGTGCCGGCGTCGTGGGTGTGCAGGAAGCCGTCGCGCAGGTCCTTACCGGCCCAGTCGTACCAGTCGGCCTTGGTCCCGCTCCACTCGCCGTTCTCGATCGCGTACTTGCTGTCGAGGATCGAGGAGGCGGTGTACATCAGCTTGACGAAGAAGGAGGGGTCCTTCTTGATCAGGTGGAACTGGACGGTGTAGTCGTCCACGCACTGGACCGAGTTGTCGATGGCTTCCCAGTACTTGTCGAGGTCGGCCTGGGAGGGGTTGTCGCCGAAGTAGTCCTTGGCGTTGACGCCGTCGTAGCCGATCAGGCTCTCGGCGTAGAACCAGCCCGCCGAGTCGCCCGGGTTGGTGACCAGGAGGCGCTCGATCGAGTACTCGACGTCGCGGCAGGTCATGCGGTTGCCGCTGTGGAAGAGCACGTCGCGACGCAGCTTGAAGGTGTAGGTCTTGCCGTCGTCGCTGATCGAGTAGTCGGTGGCCAGCACCGGCTGGTACTCGGTGATGCTCTCGCCCTTGTAGGTGTAGAGCGTTTCGTAAATGTTCTCCAGGATCGCGCCCGAAGCGGTGTCGTACGCCTGGGCGGGGTCGAGGGAGTCGACCTCACCGAACGTCATCTGGACGTACGTGTCGGGGCCGGTGGCGGCGAAGGCCATGGAACCGACCAGACCTAGAGCCAGAATCTTCAGCAAG
This genomic stretch from Oceanithermus profundus DSM 14977 harbors:
- a CDS encoding ABC transporter substrate-binding protein, giving the protein MKKHLIAAIALAVLGGAFAATPQDTYVYMQNAVFDSLDPVQAYDGASIGVIENIYETLYSFKRDVPGEYEPTLATSYEVKDGGLTYVYHLRKGVKFHSGNPMTCRDVEYSIERILVTMPGDSGAWFYGDALTGYGNDALTEAKKALGENASQDEIDKFLDAYWEKIEGSVVCDDLYTVRFNLAGPDVAFFAKMLFTAAGVVDSKWAIAHGAWSGTKDDWKDWIGVDLRTGYLHNHASGTGPYMLVKWDDKNIVAKAFDGYWGEAPAIKNVLVQAVEEEATRLEALRRGDADRVDVNDWATVNAKVKQMAGVKVWSDPAWSPAGAHVVFFNFNVQGENNPYIGSGKLDGNGIPRDFFADVNVRKAFAYSLDQDAIYNDIYEGNAAWYTMALPPTWPGYDPDIPIRKLDLDKAEEYFKKAWGGQVWEKGFRLTITHNAGNTVRQAVAEMLKANIESLNPKFKIDVVPLQWSDYLKAARAKSLPVWPLGWGADYADPDNFIHPFYHSEGSLAKRQNFKDPEFDKLIEYARTLVRPDQQEERFAIYRKIGRMAYDVLPNVPYPRQSPFIVTRDDLQGVYYNSMISGAFYWKDLSKK
- a CDS encoding ABC transporter permease, whose product is MNPQEMKPQREAWYRSKTFKRFRRNPLAIVGSVLLLGFVMVAFFAPAITAPQLAELRTARPCLRDLGIKKDEALSALRNPLNPVFWKATLAPPPTCYEIPRDGYSPLPKPPSEKHPLGVSGGSYDILYGLAWGTRTAFYVGFLVVGISLAIGIVIGGLSGFIGGTVDNLIMRITDVMLSFPGLVFVMIVSVIFGSGLTTVMLALALIRWAGYARFFRGDILRTKAQEFVDAARAIGASPLRVFLKHVFPNAIGTLLILASMDVGSIVLTAAGFSFLGLGAPVGYADWGQMISFARGYILGTAEGTPFDFWYVWIYPSLMLVLFGLAWNLLGDAVRDALDPKS
- a CDS encoding ABC transporter permease, encoding MTTFIVRRLLQLPIVLLAISLLIFGMMQFLTPEQRAATYAKSEQQAKNLDLIIRQYNLDQGFLVQYSTWLKQVLRGNLGYSKQSHEPVVTTIRKRLPVSAELALYMFFPTLLFGVWMGTMAAIHRDRFVDQVVRVFAIIGWSLPTFVLAIWMLAVFYGYFKLFGIGRADDSIMVEFAKGTLKAYTGMITIDGILNGRWDVTYSALKRLVMPVATYTIVASAQIMRVLRSSMLDVLNSDYVRTARAKGLPERVVNLKHARRNAIIPVVTIAGLMFAFMLEGVFFIEIIFNIPGLGQWAVPAAIQLDFPAVIGIALLTGLVVSIANLAVDILYGIIDPRISFQ
- a CDS encoding ABC transporter substrate-binding protein, which encodes MKKHLLKILALGLVGSMAFAATGPDTYVQMTFGEVDSLDPAQAYDTASGAILENIYETLYTYKGESITEYQPVLATDYSISDDGKTYTFKLRRDVLFHSGNRMTCRDVEYSIERLLVTNPGDSAGWFYAESLIGYDGVNAKDYFGDNPSQADLDKYWEAIDNSVQCVDDYTVQFHLIKKDPSFFVKLMYTASSILDSKYAIENGEWSGTKADWYDWAGKDLRDGFLHTHDAGTGAYKLVKWDGKDVIAERFIGYWDYANKPQMKTIIIKVVDEEATRIQALKAGDADRITVNNRATLDTQIRGMANAKVIESDKWLGAAASAVFFNQKIAAQDNPMIGSGQLDGNGIPADFFKDVNVRKAFAYSFDQDAIINDLYLGKAVPLTMALPPSFLGYDPNIPIYNLDMDKAEEYFKKAYDGKLWETGFTMTIAYNSGNTTRQTVAEILKANIEALNPKFKINVKAMPWPQFLAAYKNGQLPALVLGWGADYADPDNFIYVFYHSNGYFAKKVGYSNPEMDKLIEEARSITDPAKRAELYSKVGYLAYEDVPVLPLPRPTGWMVLAKNVYTKGAPEGMDVYNNPMRSGSFLWKDIIKK